The following are from one region of the Cynocephalus volans isolate mCynVol1 chromosome 17, mCynVol1.pri, whole genome shotgun sequence genome:
- the CCL21 gene encoding C-C motif chemokine 21: MAQLLALRLFILVLALCIPRTQGSDGGAQDCCLKYSLRKIPAQIVRSYRKQEPSLGCPIPAILFLPRKHSQPELCADPKETWVQQLMQRLDKPPAPQKQVQGCRKDRGAPKRGKKRKGSKGCKKTEQP; encoded by the exons ATGGCTCAATTGCTGGCTCTGAGACTCTTCATCCTGGTCTTGGCCCTCTGCATCCCTCGGACCCAAG GCAGTGATGGAGGGGCTCAGGACTGTTGCCTCAAGTACAGCCTAAGGAAGATTCCCGCCCAGATTGTCCGCAGCTACCGGAAGCAGGAACCGAGCTTAGGCTGCCCCATCCCAGCTATCCT GTTCTTGCCCCGGAAGCACTCTCAGCCAGAGCTATGTGCAGACCCTAAAGAGACCTGGGTGCAGCAGCTGATGCAGCGTCTGGACAAGCCACCAGCCCCACAGAAACAAGTCCAGGGCTGTAGGAAGGACAGGGGGGCCCCAAAGCGTGGCAAGAAGAGAAAGGGCTCCAAAGGCTGCAAGAA GACTGAGCAGCCCTAG